In Pontiella desulfatans, one DNA window encodes the following:
- a CDS encoding IS3 family transposase (programmed frameshift) produces the protein MGRKRRTFTDKFKAKVAIEAIKGVKTLAELASEYQVHPNQISDWKKQLLSNAPDLFASGKKKQAQTEEELTAPLYEEIGRLKMDVKWLKKAMSLPLSTRRSWVEPGTDYSVRRQCRLAGVPRSGFYYDPAPETPENLLLMRLIDEQYLRHPEFGYPRMTDWLRDQDYDVNHKRVARLMQLMGIQAITPGPHTSKPAPRHKIYPYLLRNVDIERVNQVWSTDITYIPMRHGYMYLTAVIDWYSRYVLAWELSSTMESTFCVDALERALTQGNPEIFNTDQGSQFTSNAFTGVLLNENITISMDGRGRALDNVFIERLWWSVKYEKIYPACYADGHALHRGLDSYFKYYNHERKHSALDKRTPAEVFMEGAVRT, from the exons ATGGGAAGAAAACGAAGAACATTCACGGACAAGTTCAAGGCCAAGGTGGCGATTGAGGCCATCAAGGGCGTGAAGACATTGGCGGAGCTGGCATCGGAATATCAGGTCCATCCGAACCAGATTTCGGATTGGAAGAAGCAGTTGCTTTCGAATGCGCCGGATCTTTTTGCATCGGGGAAAAAGAAGCAGGCTCAAACGGAAGAAGAGCTTACGGCTCCACTTTACGAAGAGATCGGGCGTCTGAAGATGGACGTGAAGTGGCTC AAAAAAGCTATGAGCCTGCCGCTTTCAACGCGCCGCAGCTGGGTGGAGCCCGGCACCGATTATTCGGTTCGGCGGCAGTGTAGGCTCGCAGGCGTCCCCAGATCGGGCTTCTACTACGACCCCGCCCCGGAAACGCCGGAGAACCTGCTTCTGATGCGTTTGATCGACGAGCAGTATCTCCGGCATCCGGAGTTCGGCTATCCACGCATGACGGACTGGTTGCGTGATCAAGACTATGATGTCAATCACAAGCGGGTCGCCCGCCTCATGCAGCTGATGGGGATTCAGGCCATCACGCCCGGTCCGCACACGAGCAAGCCCGCCCCGAGGCACAAGATCTACCCTTATTTGCTGCGCAATGTGGACATCGAACGGGTGAACCAGGTTTGGAGTACGGACATCACCTACATCCCGATGCGGCATGGATACATGTACCTGACCGCCGTAATCGACTGGTACAGCCGCTATGTGCTCGCCTGGGAGCTCTCAAGCACCATGGAGAGCACGTTCTGCGTTGATGCGCTGGAGCGTGCGCTGACGCAGGGGAATCCGGAGATATTCAACACCGACCAAGGAAGCCAGTTCACCTCGAACGCCTTCACCGGTGTCCTGTTAAACGAGAACATCACCATCAGCATGGACGGGCGAGGCCGGGCGTTGGACAACGTATTCATCGAACGACTGTGGTGGTCGGTGAAGTATGAGAAAATCTATCCCGCATGCTATGCCGACGGGCATGCGTTGCATCGGGGCCTTGACAGCTATTTTAAATATTACAACCACGAGAGGAAGCACAGCGCTCTGGACAAACGCACCCCCGCCGAGGTATTCATGGAAGGAGCAGTCAGAACATGA